The window GGAAGCAATACGTTGAGATCCTGCAGGTACAAACTTAGAGACATGTGCTACAATATAATAAGCAACATTTCTGGTAAAGTTCTCACTGTCTGCAACGGTTATCGCTCCTTTACATTCCGTACATCCACCCTCTGTATGAGGTCCATATTTTGAATCATTAGCCAGGTTCCATTCCAAAGCTATTCTGCTCCAGTTTCTCATGGATCCGATCATTACATTCTTCATGTGCCAGTTCAGATCTTCATTGAAAGTTCCTTTTGAACCTGTCCACTGCTCCGTAAAATAGAGATTCTTATCCGGAAAGGCATTATGTATTGTACTTAATGCTGAAATATCACCTTCATATAAGTGAAAAGCGGAACCGTCAATATATTGATAGGCTTCAGGATCTTTTAAAATATCAAGAGCATACTCAGGCTTGTTACAATTATGATCGTATACAACAATCTTTGTTTTGACATTGTTTGCTTTAAAAACAGGCCCTAAATATCCCTTAATAAAATCTCTCTGTTTTTCTGATGGCATATACAAACTCGGATTATTTCCCGGATGTAAAGGCTCATTCTGAGGAGTGATGGCATCAATAGTAATTCCTTCATTATGCATTTCCTGAATATACTTTACAAAGTAGCGGGCATACGTTTCATAAAATTCGGGCTTTAAACTCCCTCCTTTTGTCTTTCCGTTATCTTTCATCCAAACCGGTGCTGACCAAGGAGCTGCAATAATTTTAATCTTAGGATTGATGGCTAAAATTTCTTTCAGCATAGCAATCAGAGCCTTGTCTTTTGCCAGACTGAATTTAGAAAGAGAAATATCTGTCTGTCCATCCGGAAGATCATCATAGGAAAAAACTTCCCCATCAAGATCAGAAGCCCCAATGCTTACTCTCAGATAGCTGATGGAAATAGAATTTTTATCGTTTCCAAAAAGTTCGCTCAACAAAGCTTTTCTTTTTGAAGGTGATAAACGGTTAATAACCTCAACACTTCCTCCTGTCAATGTATATCCGAAACCGTCAACATATTGAAATTTTTGGGTATCATCAATTTCAATATTCTGAGAGCCATTAGATGTATTTACAAATCTAATTGGTGTCTGAAGCTGCAACAGTACACTTTCATCTCCTTTGGTAAGCCAGTAATGCACTTCATTTCCTTTATTCTGAGTAACTGAGGTACACGATAAAGGAAAAAGTACCACACCGCAAAGCAGTGCAGTACCTTTAAAGAAACTATATAAGTTGTGAAACTTCATGTTTAATAGCCGGGATTTTGTTTAATTGCCGTATTAATAAGCTCATTATAAGGAATAGGCAAAAGTTCATTTCTATTTGCAACAAAACCTCTGGAAGACAATTTAGAGGCGGCCTCTCCCCATCTTACCAAATCAAACCATCTATGCCCTTCCCCTGCTAATTCTTTTCTCCTTTCATCTTTAACAGCCTGTAGAGTAACAGGAACAGATGGCAATCCTACTCTGCTTCTTACGGCGTCCAACAATGCCTGAGCTCTTGCTCCGCTTCCATTGAGAGCTTCTGCTTCCATCAGATAAGTATCTGCCAACCTGATTACTATATAATTTCGGCTGTAATTAAGCTCCGGAGCCCCGGGAAGTGTAGAAACCTCAGCTCTTGTAGGAAGATATTTGTTTAAGAAATATCCTGTATCTTTATTAGCAGGTGAATAAGTAATTTCTTTATCAGCAGTTAATTGTTTTGCATTAAATATTGTAGCCCCTACTCTTGGATCATTTTTCATTACATTAAAAAGGTCTTCAGTGGCAGTGTTGAATGCCCACCCCGAAACAATATCAGGAGCAGAAGGCAATAGCCTGTTATACCCTCTTGGCCCTATCATAATACAGATTGAATTTCCCTCGTCTTTTCCCTGGCCCCAAAAACTCCAATCAGAATTTCCTTTATTGGTATGCATTACCTCAAGAATAGATTCAGATGTAAATTTATTATCAGGCTTCCATAGATCGTTATAGTTAGCCACCAATTTATATCCGTACTGACTGGCTTCCCCCGGTGTACCATTTACCTCAGCCAATTGAGCAGCAGCAAGATCTTTTTTATTATTATATAGGTAGATTTTCCCCAGAATAGCACGGGCAGTACCCTGGCTGATTCTTCCTACCTCAGCTTTATTAGTGGGTGGAATTGCTAATGGTAAATCATTAATTGAAGCCAGAATATCAGATTCGATTTGACTATAAACCGCTTGAGGATCCGCCTGAGGAATATTATAGTAATCATCAGTAGCTGTAATTGGTTTTAAGATCAAAGGAATATTTCCAAACATTTTTAACAGCTCAAAATAATATAAAGCTCTTAACGTTTTAGCTTCTGCAACAAATCTACTTCTGGTCTTATCGTTCATTTTAGCTTCAGGAATTCTCTGGATAAGCAGGTTAGCTCTTGCAATTCCCTGATAAAAATCGTTCCAATACGTTTTTGGAATTGTAATCTGGTCTATTGAATAATTCGAAAAGCCTTGAATCCCTGCACCATCTGTAGGGCTTCCTCCTCCTGCGTAGAAATCATCTGACCCGGCATTGAAGAAAGTAACGGTATTTTCAAACCCGCCTGAATATTTTCGAAGTACATCATATACGGATACCAAGGTTGTGAATGCCTGTTCTTCATTCTGGAAATAGTTACTGGAGTCAAAAGCTCCTTTATTCTGTACATCTTCAATGAATTCATTACCACATGACACGGAACTGAAGGCAATTCCTGATGTAAGAGCAACTAATAATATCGTTTTATATAATCTGTTTTTCATAGTACCTTTTTTAGAATTGAATGTTTGCACCAAATAAAAATGTTCTTGCCTGAGGGTAATAAGCCCTGTCTATACCATATGAATCATTTACAGCGATCTCAGGATCATATCCGGTATACTTTGTAAACGTAAATAAGTTTTCTCCTGTCACATAGAATCTAACTTTGCTTGCTCCGAAACTCTTAGAAACTTCAGCGGGCAATGTATATCCTAACTGTATCAATTTAATTCTTACAAAATCTCCTTTTTGAAGATAATAATCAGACATTTTGGTATAATTTTCATTTCTATCATTGACATCCAGCCTTGCCACAGTATTAGATGTTCCCGGTCCTGTCCAACGATCAAGAATAGTAGTCTGGTAATTGGCATTGAATAGATCCAGTCTTCTTAACCCCTGAAAAATCTTATTACCTCCTTGTCCCTGAGCAAAAATCATTAGATCTATATTTTTATAATTCAGGTTTAAGGTTAAGCCATAATTGAATTTAGGGACTGAACTTCCTAAATATTCATAATCTTCCTGGTTGATTTTTCCATCTCCATTCACATCCAATCTTTTAAAATCACCTGGTTTAGCATTAGGCTGAATTAAATTTCCATTGGCATTTCTATAAGCGTCTATTTCGGCCTGTGTTTGGAAAATACCTGCATTTTTATATCCATAGAAAGCTCCGTACGGTGATCCTACCTGGAACCTGGTCACATAACCCATTGATTGGAATGATGCAAAATTTTCAAATATTTTATCATCTTCAAGTCTTGTCACTTCATTTTTCAGATAAGAAAAGTTACCGTTGACTGAAATTCCAAAATCTGACCATGTTTTTCTATACCCCAGATTAACTTCTATACCGGTATTATTCATATCCCCTACATTTTTCCATGGTCTGTCAGGAGCGCCTACATATCCGGGAATATCTACCTGACGAAGGATATCTGTTGTTTTCTTTTTAAACCAGTCTACTGTTAATGTAAAATCATTTAGTAGTTTAAGATCTGCTGCCACATTCAGCTGAGAAGTTTCCTCCCATCTCAGATCTGGGTTTTCTAATGTAGTAGGAGCATATCCTATAATAATGTTATTATCACCAAATGCATAATTGCTTCCTGATTTAAGTGAGTTTACGAATTTAAAATTCTCAATAGCATCATTTCCTAAAACTCCGTATCCACCTCTAAACTTCAGCGTATTTACGATTTTATTCTCTGGCCAGAAATTTTCATTAGATATATTCCATCCTAAAGAGAAAGCTGGGAAATTCCCCCAGTGTCTGTTTCCTGCAAACTTAGAAGAACCGTCTCTACGTATTGTTCCTGTAAAAAGATATTTATCCTCATAATCATAAATAACCCTTGCAAAATAAGATGCTTTATGAGTTTCAACACCATCATAAGCAGTTGCCAAGCGATTTTCTGCTGGAACATCAAAATTAAAAGATGCATCTTCAAAATTATTAACAGGCAGATTGGTAAATGTAGTGGTACTTCCGGAACCAATATTATAAAAATAAGCTCCCTGCCCGATTAAAACACTTAAATGATGCCCACCCCATTTATTATCGTAGGTTAATGTATTTTCAGTATTCCATTCCATTTTTTTATTGCTCTCTCTCAAAAAGCTGTTAAAAACTGTATTTCTGGAATTGGTATTAAGGTAATACTTTGGAGTAAACTGTTCTTTTCCCCAATAGGAAAGCTTTCCGTTCAATGTAGTTTTGAATGTGAAATGATCCAAAAACTTGAGTTCAGCAAATATATTCGCTACAAAATCATCAGACCAGTTGTATTTACCAAGTTGCGTTTGTCTGTAGGCCAATGGATTTGTCATCTCATTTTCAACAATTGTAGATACTCCATAAGGATTACCAAATGGATCTCTTATCAGATATGGAGAAATTTCTGCATTGTTATAGGGACCTGTATTCAACATATTCGGATCTGTAACCACTACAGGAGTAATGGGGTCTAGATTGATAGCAGAACTTAAAGGTCCTCCAAACTCATCATTTGCATTCACCCCTTTGTTTTTTTGGTGAGTATAAGATAGGGTTTGCCCGATGGTAAGAAAATCAAACACTTTATGTGTTGAATTAAGCCTTACATTCATTCTTTTATAATTGGAGATGTCTTTTAATACAATCCCGTCTTGTTCATAATATCCGAATGAAGAATAAAAAGTAGATCTATCATTCCCTCCACTAAGGCTGAATTCATGAGATGTTCTCTCCGCTGTATTGAAAATCTCTTTTTGCCAGTCTGTACCCGTTCCGAAAGATTGAGGATTGGTAAACTTTGCAGGACT of the Chryseobacterium capnotolerans genome contains:
- a CDS encoding glycoside hydrolase family 30 protein, with the protein product MKFHNLYSFFKGTALLCGVVLFPLSCTSVTQNKGNEVHYWLTKGDESVLLQLQTPIRFVNTSNGSQNIEIDDTQKFQYVDGFGYTLTGGSVEVINRLSPSKRKALLSELFGNDKNSISISYLRVSIGASDLDGEVFSYDDLPDGQTDISLSKFSLAKDKALIAMLKEILAINPKIKIIAAPWSAPVWMKDNGKTKGGSLKPEFYETYARYFVKYIQEMHNEGITIDAITPQNEPLHPGNNPSLYMPSEKQRDFIKGYLGPVFKANNVKTKIVVYDHNCNKPEYALDILKDPEAYQYIDGSAFHLYEGDISALSTIHNAFPDKNLYFTEQWTGSKGTFNEDLNWHMKNVMIGSMRNWSRIALEWNLANDSKYGPHTEGGCTECKGAITVADSENFTRNVAYYIVAHVSKFVPAGSQRIASTQTKKLSTAAFKTPNGKTVLIVQNDSKENENFNIKFAGKIAAVTIPGQSAATYIF
- a CDS encoding RagB/SusD family nutrient uptake outer membrane protein, which translates into the protein MKNRLYKTILLVALTSGIAFSSVSCGNEFIEDVQNKGAFDSSNYFQNEEQAFTTLVSVYDVLRKYSGGFENTVTFFNAGSDDFYAGGGSPTDGAGIQGFSNYSIDQITIPKTYWNDFYQGIARANLLIQRIPEAKMNDKTRSRFVAEAKTLRALYYFELLKMFGNIPLILKPITATDDYYNIPQADPQAVYSQIESDILASINDLPLAIPPTNKAEVGRISQGTARAILGKIYLYNNKKDLAAAQLAEVNGTPGEASQYGYKLVANYNDLWKPDNKFTSESILEVMHTNKGNSDWSFWGQGKDEGNSICIMIGPRGYNRLLPSAPDIVSGWAFNTATEDLFNVMKNDPRVGATIFNAKQLTADKEITYSPANKDTGYFLNKYLPTRAEVSTLPGAPELNYSRNYIVIRLADTYLMEAEALNGSGARAQALLDAVRSRVGLPSVPVTLQAVKDERRKELAGEGHRWFDLVRWGEAASKLSSRGFVANRNELLPIPYNELINTAIKQNPGY
- a CDS encoding SusC/RagA family TonB-linked outer membrane protein; translated protein: MNIRIPLSLGAVAVLYFTANFSAQTKKDSLSKENKIEEVVLIGYGTQKKSNVTGAISSVRAKDIEDIPSGKPEQVLQGRAAGVSVVTNSGQPGSAATVRVRGVTSFGAGSNDPLWVVDGIVVDNIAWLNQSDIENIEILKDGASSAIYGVSAAKGVILVTTKKGRKGKMNLSYNGFYGLSSASKKLDLLNASQYGMIINEALTNGGSPAKFTNPQSFGTGTDWQKEIFNTAERTSHEFSLSGGNDRSTFYSSFGYYEQDGIVLKDISNYKRMNVRLNSTHKVFDFLTIGQTLSYTHQKNKGVNANDEFGGPLSSAINLDPITPVVVTDPNMLNTGPYNNAEISPYLIRDPFGNPYGVSTIVENEMTNPLAYRQTQLGKYNWSDDFVANIFAELKFLDHFTFKTTLNGKLSYWGKEQFTPKYYLNTNSRNTVFNSFLRESNKKMEWNTENTLTYDNKWGGHHLSVLIGQGAYFYNIGSGSTTTFTNLPVNNFEDASFNFDVPAENRLATAYDGVETHKASYFARVIYDYEDKYLFTGTIRRDGSSKFAGNRHWGNFPAFSLGWNISNENFWPENKIVNTLKFRGGYGVLGNDAIENFKFVNSLKSGSNYAFGDNNIIIGYAPTTLENPDLRWEETSQLNVAADLKLLNDFTLTVDWFKKKTTDILRQVDIPGYVGAPDRPWKNVGDMNNTGIEVNLGYRKTWSDFGISVNGNFSYLKNEVTRLEDDKIFENFASFQSMGYVTRFQVGSPYGAFYGYKNAGIFQTQAEIDAYRNANGNLIQPNAKPGDFKRLDVNGDGKINQEDYEYLGSSVPKFNYGLTLNLNYKNIDLMIFAQGQGGNKIFQGLRRLDLFNANYQTTILDRWTGPGTSNTVARLDVNDRNENYTKMSDYYLQKGDFVRIKLIQLGYTLPAEVSKSFGASKVRFYVTGENLFTFTKYTGYDPEIAVNDSYGIDRAYYPQARTFLFGANIQF